A single genomic interval of Nonomuraea rubra harbors:
- a CDS encoding EF-hand domain-containing protein — MATAREAAEAEFRRFDTDGDGLLTADEIRKANEALGGQGASESEVEAFIGSADSDGDGMIKLDEFVALVGHGRHEKA, encoded by the coding sequence ATGGCAACCGCGCGTGAGGCGGCAGAGGCGGAGTTCAGGCGCTTCGACACCGACGGCGACGGCCTGCTGACCGCCGACGAGATCAGGAAGGCCAACGAGGCGCTCGGCGGGCAGGGCGCGTCGGAGAGCGAGGTCGAGGCGTTCATCGGCTCGGCCGACAGCGACGGCGACGGCATGATCAAGCTGGACGAGTTCGTCGCCCTGGTGGGCCACGGCCGCCACGAGAAGGCGTGA